The following are encoded together in the Caretta caretta isolate rCarCar2 chromosome 17, rCarCar1.hap1, whole genome shotgun sequence genome:
- the TMEM97 gene encoding sigma intracellular receptor 2 — protein sequence MAAVTGLLEWVFALYFLTHIPITLLIDLQALVPGAGIHPQSLTELLKWYAVTFKDPMMLEPPAWFKSFVYCEAFLQMPFFPIAAYAFLKGGCKWIRTPAIIYSSHVATTVFPILAHILFHDFSTSKHQGPETQQERLALLAIYVPYLLIPVLILFTMLYSPQYKQVEKRKKN from the exons ATGGCTGCTGTTACTGGCTTGCTGGAGTGGGTTTTTGCCCTGTACTTCCTCACTCACATTCCCATCACTTTACTGATAGACCTGCAAGCGCTTGTACCTGGGGCTGGCATCCACCCGCAGAGT ctgACGGAGTTGTTAAAATGGTACGCAGTTACCTTTAAAGATCCCATGATGCTGGAGCCCCCTGCATGGTTTAAGTCGTTTGTATATTGTGAAGCCTTCTTACAAATGCCTTTCTTTCCCATTGCAGCTTATGCATTCTTAAAAG GTGGCTGCAAATGGATACGGACTCCAGCAATTATCTACTCCAGTCATGTCGCTACAACTGTATTTCCTATCCTTGCACACATCCTGTTTCACGATTTCTCCACGTCCAAGCATCAGGGTCCAGAGACACAGCAGGAACGCCTTGCTCTCTTAGCTATCTATGTGCCGTATTTGCTGATTCCAGTTCTGATCCTATTTACCATGTTGTACAGCCCCCAATACAAGCAGgtggagaaaaggaaaaagaactaG